The following are encoded together in the Phaseolus vulgaris cultivar G19833 chromosome 9, P. vulgaris v2.0, whole genome shotgun sequence genome:
- the LOC137820606 gene encoding uncharacterized protein, with protein MDSRKAAMVETSPSISVSEAFIVNALCVLALAFAVWASNTVFSIDLVSHPSLTLFFISIAELPIVILLYSRYRQNRQQCTYLRAVARGVLGIPVGTLLNFLGAVALGAPVKFQYLPKTINWALMMSVFTTVPASCVLGSSWADWRRIFAQTKPKGSIEYLICLPAHGALIGAWFGAWPMPLDWERPWQEWPISVSYGTIVGYLVALVASLGFILACFRSQHIKSE; from the exons ATGGATTCCCGAAAAGCCGCAATGGTTGAAACGTCACCCTCAATATCAGTTTCCGAGGCTTTTATAGTCAATGCGTTGTGCGTCCTGGCCCTGGCCTTCGCAGTTTGGGCTTCCAACACTGTCTTCTCCATCGACCTCGTTTCTCATCCTTCTCTCACACTCTTCTTCATATCG ATTGCAGAGCTCCCTATCGTTATCCTTCTATACAGTCGTTATCGACAAAATCGCCAACAGTGCACG TACCTGAGAGCTGTTGCAAGAGGTGTTCTTGGAATTCCTGTAG GGACATTATTGAATTTTTTAGGAGCTGTAGCTTTGGGGGCGCCTGTTAAATTTCA GTATCTTCCCAAGACTATAAATTGGGCTCTCATGATGTCAGTGTTCACG ACAGTTCCAGCATCATGTGTTCTTGGTTCATCATGGGCTGACTGGAGACGTATATTTGCTCAAACAAA GCCTAAAGGATCTATAGAGTACTTGATTTGTTTACCGGCTCATGGAGCACTTATTGGGGCTTGGTTTGGGGCTTGGCCAATGCCACTTGATTGGGAGAGGCCATGGCAG GAATGGCCAATTTCTGTTAGCTATGGAACCATAGTCGGGTACCTGGTGGCATTGGTTGCGTCATTGGGCTTTATTCTTGCTTGTTTTAGGTCACAACATATCAAAAGTGAATAA